The DNA region CGTCCAGCCGCTGCCGCCCGCTGTACTGCACCTGCGGCGCACCGTCGCCGCGCTGGCCCGACGAGCACTGGGGAGGGCGCTGTCGTGACCGACGGTCAGAGGAACGGCGGCTGGCAGCCGCACCCGCAGGGCGAGTACGACGCGGACGCCACCGCGTTCGTGCAGCTCCCCGAGGGCGCGGCCGACGCCGTGAGCACCCCGCTCGCCGCCCCCGGGCACGGCTACGTACCGCCGCAGATAACGGTCACGCCAACGGCCCCCGACGCCACCGACCCGGCCGCCACGGGCGCCTGGGTGCTGCCGCCCGAGGTGACCGGTGTCACGCACGCCGCGGGGGCGACGCAGGCCGTGAGCTGGCCGGACCCCGGCACGCAGCTGGGCACCCACCAGGACCAGCCGTTCCCGGCCGAGCCGGGGGCCCAGGGCGCGTACGACCCGCGCGCCACCGGCCAGTGGACGTTCCCGGACGCCGTCACGCCCCCGGAACAGAACGGCGCCCAGGACGGTGCCGGGAACGGGCACGCGCCCGCCGCGCACGACGTGACCGGGCAGTGGTCCATCCCCGTCGCCGACGGTGACCTGCCGGAGGAGTCCGGCGAGTACTCGGCGTCGTCGCTCGCCGCGCAGTGGGGAGGCGCGCCGCCGCCCGCGACGCTGCCCGGCGGCGCGCCCGCGCCCTGGGCCACGTCGTGGCCGACGCAGGCCCCGGAGGCGCCCCACGCCCCGCAGTCCCCGCACGCCCCGGAGGCGCCTCAGGCGTCCCCGTACCCGGCCGCGCAGGCGTTCGTGGAGCAGAGCCCGCTCGGGCCGCCCGCCCCGGCCCCGGAGGCCGCCCCCGTGCGGCCCGCCCGCGCCGCCGAGGAGACCCCCTTCGAGCGGACCGCGAAGCTGTTCGTCGTCAAGCAGCGCCCGGACGGCTCCCTGGCGCCCCCGGAGCACTCGGGCGACGCACCAGAGGCACCGGACGTCACAGACGCACCAGACGTACCAGGCGCATCGGGTGTACCGGGTGTACCTGGCACTCCGGACGCGTCGGACCTGCCGGATGAAACGGTCAACCCGCTCGATCCGGCCGCCCTGGACGGCGACTTCACCCCGGAGGCCGCGGCATCCGGGCACCTTGCACCGGCCGCCGATCCTCGGTACGGGACGGACCCCGCGTACGACGAGAACGCGCGGTACGACGAGGACGCGTCCCTCGGGCAGAACGCCTCCCTCGGCGGGAACGTGCCCCTGGGCGAGAACGCCTCCCTCGGCGAGAACGCCTCCCTCGGCGAGAACGCCTCCCTCGGCGAGAACGCCTCCCTCGGCGAGAACGCCTCCCTCGGCGAGAACGCCTCCCTCGGCGAGAACGCCTCCCTCGGCGAGAACGCCTCCCTCGGCGAGAACGCCTCCCCCGGCGGGAACGTCCCCCTGAGCGGGAACGCGTCCCTCGGCGGAGACACCCCGTTCGGCGACCACGCGCAGTACGACGTGCACCCCCCGCAGTCGGCGGGCCTCGCGCCCGCCCCCGCCTTCCCGCACCCGGGTGACTCGGCGTACGCGGCGGACCCGGCGCGCGGCGGCGACCCCGCGTACGAGGCGGAACCGGCCCCCGTGCCGCACCAGGCCCGCCCGGCGGAGCCCGCCCCCGCC from Streptomyces flavofungini includes:
- a CDS encoding 2Fe-2S iron-sulfur cluster-binding protein, which gives rise to MTDGQRNGGWQPHPQGEYDADATAFVQLPEGAADAVSTPLAAPGHGYVPPQITVTPTAPDATDPAATGAWVLPPEVTGVTHAAGATQAVSWPDPGTQLGTHQDQPFPAEPGAQGAYDPRATGQWTFPDAVTPPEQNGAQDGAGNGHAPAAHDVTGQWSIPVADGDLPEESGEYSASSLAAQWGGAPPPATLPGGAPAPWATSWPTQAPEAPHAPQSPHAPEAPQASPYPAAQAFVEQSPLGPPAPAPEAAPVRPARAAEETPFERTAKLFVVKQRPDGSLAPPEHSGDAPEAPDVTDAPDVPGASGVPGVPGTPDASDLPDETVNPLDPAALDGDFTPEAAASGHLAPAADPRYGTDPAYDENARYDEDASLGQNASLGGNVPLGENASLGENASLGENASLGENASLGENASLGENASLGENASLGENASLGENASPGGNVPLSGNASLGGDTPFGDHAQYDVHPPQSAGLAPAPAFPHPGDSAYAADPARGGDPAYEAEPAPVPHQARPAEPAPAPDPVVHPAAGAPAPVPPHEADPAHVPAPAQAAEPTPAAEAVPALVPEPEPVPEADPAPEPDAEHAAADQAAEADGAPEAAEEAEGAEGAEGAEAEHAPAAAPVEAAEADADAPAVESPDEAQDKAPEPGVPAHDEHPLVSYVLRVNGADRPVTDAWIGESLLYVLRERLGLAGAKDGCSQGECGACNVQVDGRLVASCLVPAATAAGSEVRTVEGLAADGRPSDVQRALANCGAVQCGFCVPGMAMTLHDLLEGNPAPSDLETRRALCGNLCRCSGYRGVLDAVRDVVAEREAKGVADEQQDEADTGGPRVPHQSGPYGQEGTQA